A region from the Enterobacter roggenkampii genome encodes:
- the lysB gene encoding Rz-like lysis system protein LysB (The gene for this Rz-like phage lysis system protein may overlap extensively with the gene for the other spanin subunit, the Rz1-like protein in the outer membrane.), translated as MRVLMLMLAGLLAITLWLRHDNQTLSRSLATANRVASEQKTALATLNQQLSLSQRMARANENAQVRLREELVTAGEERARREATIGRLLNENEALRRWYTAQLPDAVRRLHTRTACASAAQCLQRLPEGEPLPDAGKRTRH; from the coding sequence ATGAGAGTCCTCATGCTGATGCTGGCCGGACTGCTGGCCATCACGCTGTGGCTTCGTCATGACAACCAGACCCTGTCCCGTTCTCTAGCCACGGCCAACCGGGTCGCCAGCGAGCAAAAAACGGCCCTCGCCACGCTTAACCAGCAGCTGTCCCTGTCGCAACGGATGGCCAGAGCAAATGAAAACGCCCAGGTCAGGCTCCGTGAGGAGCTTGTTACTGCGGGCGAGGAGAGGGCAAGACGGGAAGCGACTATCGGGAGATTACTCAATGAAAATGAAGCGTTACGCCGCTGGTATACCGCTCAGCTGCCTGATGCTGTCCGCAGGTTGCACACCCGCACCGCCTGCGCCTCCGCAGCCCAATGTTTACAACGCCTGCCCGAAGGTGAGCCGCTGCCCGATGCCGGGAAGCGAACCCGCCACTAA
- a CDS encoding siderophore-interacting protein, with translation MASTRYPQRVRNDLRFRELTVLRVERVSAGFQRIVLGGEALEGFSSRGFDDHTKVFFPAPGTTFTPPVVTDEGIDWGDGVRPQARDYTPLYDEARHELMLDFFIHDGGIASSWAVEAKAGDTLTIGGPRGSLVVPEDYAWQLYVCDESGMPALRRRLESIAQLPVRPDVHAVVTVGNESYKDYLAHLSAFNITWVVGHSEQAVADHLAALTVPGDDYFVWLTGEGKVVKTLSRQFEADAIDQQLVRASAYWHAK, from the coding sequence ATGGCATCTACTCGTTATCCACAGCGTGTTCGTAATGACCTGCGTTTTCGCGAGCTGACGGTGCTCCGCGTTGAGCGCGTCAGCGCGGGTTTTCAGCGCATTGTGCTAGGCGGCGAGGCGCTGGAGGGCTTTAGCTCCCGCGGTTTCGACGACCATACCAAAGTTTTTTTCCCGGCACCCGGGACAACGTTTACGCCGCCGGTGGTCACCGATGAAGGCATCGACTGGGGTGACGGCGTGCGTCCGCAGGCGCGCGACTATACGCCGCTCTATGATGAGGCCCGTCATGAGCTGATGCTCGATTTCTTCATTCATGACGGCGGCATTGCCAGCAGCTGGGCGGTTGAGGCGAAAGCGGGAGACACGCTGACCATCGGCGGCCCGCGCGGTTCGCTGGTGGTGCCGGAGGATTACGCCTGGCAGCTGTACGTGTGCGATGAATCCGGCATGCCCGCGCTGCGCCGACGCTTAGAGAGCATTGCTCAACTGCCGGTTCGCCCGGACGTGCATGCGGTCGTGACGGTTGGGAATGAATCGTATAAGGACTATCTGGCGCACCTGAGCGCGTTCAACATCACCTGGGTGGTGGGCCACAGCGAGCAGGCAGTCGCTGACCATCTCGCGGCGCTGACCGTTCCGGGGGACGATTACTTTGTCTGGCTGACCGGGGAAGGGAAGGTGGTGAAAACGCTGAGCCGTCAGTTTGAAGCCGACGCGATTGACCAGCAACTGGTGCGTGCCAGCGCATACTGGCACGCCAAATAA
- a CDS encoding TraR/DksA family transcriptional regulator, protein MADFIDLAQAREQEDRERHINSARRRPASPSRFFCEECEAPIPQARRMAVPGVALCVTCQEIAEMKNKHVRGG, encoded by the coding sequence ATGGCCGATTTTATCGATCTTGCCCAGGCGCGCGAGCAGGAAGACAGAGAGCGCCACATTAATAGCGCCCGCAGACGACCCGCATCGCCTTCGCGTTTCTTCTGCGAGGAGTGTGAGGCTCCAATACCGCAGGCGCGCCGTATGGCGGTGCCCGGCGTGGCCCTGTGCGTCACCTGTCAGGAGATCGCGGAGATGAAAAATAAACACGTCCGGGGAGGGTGA
- a CDS encoding GPW/gp25 family protein produces the protein MTVRYRGMNRQTGLSISEAEHIRQSLRDILVTPIGSRVMRRDYGSLLAAMIDRPQSPALRLQIMAACYSAIQKWEPRISLTAITFERSENDGTLYVDITGTRPTSGQSFSITISLS, from the coding sequence ATGACGGTGCGTTACAGGGGAATGAACAGGCAGACCGGGCTTAGCATTTCAGAGGCTGAACACATTCGGCAAAGCCTTCGCGACATCCTGGTCACGCCGATTGGTTCGCGGGTCATGCGGCGGGATTACGGCTCGCTGCTGGCGGCGATGATTGACAGGCCGCAGAGCCCGGCGCTGCGCCTGCAGATCATGGCCGCATGCTATTCCGCCATCCAGAAATGGGAGCCGCGGATAAGCCTGACGGCCATCACTTTCGAGCGTTCGGAGAACGACGGGACGTTGTATGTCGATATCACCGGCACGCGCCCGACCTCCGGACAATCCTTTTCTATCACCATTTCACTGAGTTAA
- a CDS encoding PadR family transcriptional regulator, which yields MRHEHEGGGRRPRFFGHGDLRLVILDILTRNASHGYELIKEIENLTQGNYTPSPGVIYPTLDYLQDQAFITITEEENGRKRIAITAEGQRWLDENREQLEQIQVRIKARSVGFQLRKNPQMKRALDNFKAVLDLKVNQGELSDAQLKQIIGVIDRAALEISQLD from the coding sequence ATGCGACACGAACACGAGGGTGGCGGACGTCGGCCGCGCTTTTTCGGCCACGGCGATTTGCGGCTGGTGATTCTGGATATCCTGACCCGCAACGCGAGCCACGGCTATGAGCTGATTAAAGAGATCGAGAACCTGACCCAAGGGAACTACACCCCGAGCCCGGGCGTCATCTATCCAACCCTGGATTATTTGCAGGATCAGGCTTTTATCACCATTACAGAAGAAGAGAACGGGCGTAAGCGCATTGCGATTACCGCTGAAGGACAACGCTGGCTGGACGAAAACCGGGAACAGCTGGAACAGATCCAGGTGCGTATCAAAGCGCGCAGCGTCGGCTTTCAGCTGCGCAAAAACCCCCAGATGAAGCGGGCGCTGGATAACTTCAAGGCGGTATTAGACCTGAAGGTGAATCAGGGAGAGCTCAGCGACGCGCAGCTTAAGCAGATTATCGGCGTAATCGACCGCGCGGCGCTGGAGATCTCCCAGCTGGATTAA
- a CDS encoding DUF2732 family protein codes for MRHSENRPYPIGSEELQRLLMEAKTEERCARALAVSLRLEALASQIYKTGMSGEDVAELLCHEAARYERESQELH; via the coding sequence ATGCGACACAGTGAAAACCGCCCTTATCCAATCGGAAGTGAAGAACTGCAACGCCTGCTGATGGAGGCAAAAACAGAGGAACGATGCGCGCGCGCCCTTGCGGTCTCCCTGCGTCTGGAAGCGCTGGCGAGCCAGATCTACAAAACCGGCATGAGCGGAGAAGACGTTGCCGAACTGCTGTGCCACGAAGCGGCTCGCTACGAGCGTGAATCCCAGGAGCTGCACTGA
- a CDS encoding DNA repair protein, whose amino-acid sequence MSTPIKRLEIIKNAIELEDDDIIQSQLTRLKNEAFDDELQAIVVALEEKNYTAAMAAITAWLQGQRAVTPWRDPQVAASKLELKALEERLRDLIDRRNARVQQLDEFNDLYFSRLGPLMQQILVLRKTLAELNLRRQQAEARRREEDYRRCQHYMAQAVEVLATLTQRWRDLPADSVQAAEARKHLEQQSNLIANLLAEALELESGLTREEEPARQARDEANEEYEKYREQHHDAEVRLRKGKHLSQEDQNELKRLWRQASKLCHPDLVADDLKEEANSMMVQLNQAKQRGDVKAIRSLVARLQQGFEPLMASDRLNDLERIRKKMAQVREQIDILVNELAELEKEESWLLVSSLSNMEAYFAQQEKALHEVRASLEHQVSEAQLDSAA is encoded by the coding sequence ATGAGCACACCGATCAAACGGCTAGAAATCATTAAAAATGCCATTGAGCTGGAAGATGACGACATCATCCAGAGCCAGCTGACACGCCTGAAAAATGAAGCGTTTGACGATGAGCTACAGGCAATCGTCGTGGCGCTTGAGGAGAAGAACTACACCGCGGCCATGGCGGCCATTACCGCCTGGCTGCAGGGCCAGCGCGCCGTGACGCCGTGGCGCGATCCGCAGGTGGCGGCCAGCAAGCTGGAGCTGAAGGCGCTGGAAGAGCGTCTGCGCGATCTGATTGACCGCCGCAACGCGCGGGTGCAGCAGCTTGATGAGTTCAACGATCTCTATTTCTCCCGCCTGGGGCCGCTGATGCAGCAGATCCTCGTCCTGCGTAAAACGCTGGCGGAGCTGAACCTGCGTCGTCAGCAGGCGGAAGCGCGTCGTCGCGAGGAGGATTACCGTCGCTGCCAGCACTATATGGCGCAGGCGGTAGAGGTGCTGGCGACGCTGACCCAGCGCTGGCGCGATCTCCCGGCGGACTCCGTGCAGGCCGCCGAGGCGCGTAAGCATCTGGAGCAGCAAAGCAATCTGATTGCCAACCTGCTGGCCGAAGCGCTGGAGCTGGAGAGCGGCTTAACGCGCGAAGAGGAGCCTGCGCGTCAGGCGCGCGACGAGGCCAACGAAGAGTACGAGAAGTATCGCGAACAGCATCACGATGCCGAAGTGCGGCTGCGCAAAGGTAAGCATCTTTCACAAGAGGACCAGAACGAACTCAAGCGTCTCTGGCGGCAGGCGAGCAAGCTCTGCCACCCGGATCTGGTGGCGGACGATCTGAAAGAAGAAGCCAACAGCATGATGGTGCAGCTTAACCAGGCGAAGCAGCGCGGCGATGTGAAAGCCATTCGTTCGCTGGTGGCCCGCCTGCAGCAGGGCTTCGAGCCATTGATGGCCAGCGACAGGCTGAACGATCTGGAACGTATCCGCAAAAAAATGGCGCAGGTTCGCGAGCAAATCGACATTTTAGTGAACGAGCTGGCGGAGCTGGAGAAAGAGGAGTCCTGGCTGCTGGTCTCCTCGCTGAGCAATATGGAAGCGTACTTTGCTCAGCAGGAGAAAGCGCTGCACGAGGTCCGCGCCTCGCTCGAACATCAAGTGAGCGAAGCGCAGCTGGATTCCGCCGCCTGA
- a CDS encoding phage repressor protein CI, whose amino-acid sequence MSISKHPKEYILILDSQVNNEELLDRICQVYGFTQKIQLARHFNIAASSLQNRYARGTISYDFAVQCALDTGASLRWLMTGQGAQFEGNPAPGDPVSVSTFTLSDGRLEENTILSVDSTLFSKPLARGIAVRAEGKLHFIEKEVSLTDGLWLVEIEGTASIRDLTLLPGKKLHVAGGKVPFECGIDEIKTVGRVVGIYSEVS is encoded by the coding sequence ATGAGTATTAGTAAACACCCAAAGGAATATATTTTGATACTAGATTCTCAAGTGAATAATGAAGAATTGCTCGATAGAATCTGTCAGGTATATGGTTTCACGCAGAAAATCCAGCTGGCCCGACACTTTAATATCGCCGCCAGCTCGCTTCAGAACCGCTACGCGCGCGGTACCATCTCTTACGACTTTGCGGTTCAGTGCGCGCTGGACACTGGGGCCAGCCTCCGCTGGCTGATGACCGGGCAAGGTGCACAGTTTGAAGGTAACCCCGCGCCGGGCGATCCCGTTTCGGTTTCCACATTCACCCTAAGTGATGGAAGGCTGGAAGAAAATACTATTTTGAGTGTCGACTCTACTCTTTTTAGCAAACCGCTAGCGCGCGGCATTGCCGTACGGGCGGAGGGGAAACTGCACTTTATCGAAAAAGAGGTGTCGTTAACCGACGGCCTGTGGCTGGTTGAGATTGAAGGCACCGCCAGCATCCGCGACTTAACGCTGCTGCCAGGAAAAAAACTTCACGTGGCAGGTGGCAAGGTTCCGTTTGAATGCGGTATCGACGAAATAAAGACGGTGGGTCGCGTGGTGGGGATTTACAGCGAGGTTAGCTGA
- a CDS encoding phage tail protein — protein sequence MHKLKSLRQALIDAIPQLNANPERLQMSVGSGNIDARQASSLSFEKRYALNAKVSGFTGDSEGFFVPVLAWLRENQPDIFTLDDGRKNGYTFTIVLNDDDTMDITISVQLAERILVSQDQGALHATYSPEPPLPEPVTRPKTLYINGELVSQWED from the coding sequence ATGCACAAACTCAAGAGCCTGCGTCAGGCATTAATTGACGCGATCCCCCAGCTGAATGCCAACCCTGAACGCCTGCAGATGTCGGTCGGCAGCGGCAATATAGACGCCCGCCAGGCCTCCTCGCTCTCCTTTGAAAAGCGGTATGCGCTAAACGCGAAGGTCAGCGGTTTCACCGGCGACAGCGAGGGATTTTTTGTCCCGGTACTGGCCTGGCTGCGGGAAAACCAGCCGGACATTTTTACCCTCGATGACGGACGCAAAAACGGATACACCTTCACGATCGTCTTAAACGATGACGATACGATGGATATCACCATCAGCGTGCAATTAGCCGAGCGCATTCTTGTTTCCCAGGATCAGGGCGCTCTGCACGCGACGTATTCCCCGGAGCCGCCGCTGCCGGAGCCCGTCACGCGTCCGAAGACGTTGTACATCAACGGTGAGCTGGTCAGCCAGTGGGAGGACTAA
- a CDS encoding DinI-like family protein: protein MDRELNEQVMIERVEMIARLTTEGTCQERDREIALNLIAEIARGNLIKNNAFTVVFSASPVPERIKKEGNVRVNITLDKDQQIGHAVVEAFQCELTRRIRSLFPSSRVSVKIGSVTGVELQGLEGEADREMLDNILREVWEDESWR from the coding sequence GTGGACAGAGAGTTGAACGAGCAGGTCATGATTGAACGTGTCGAGATGATTGCGCGACTGACGACAGAAGGAACATGTCAGGAAAGAGATCGTGAGATTGCCCTGAATTTGATTGCTGAGATTGCGCGGGGAAATTTAATCAAGAACAACGCATTTACCGTTGTTTTCTCAGCATCGCCTGTTCCGGAACGAATCAAAAAAGAGGGCAACGTTCGTGTGAACATTACGCTCGATAAAGATCAGCAGATTGGCCATGCCGTCGTTGAAGCCTTTCAGTGCGAACTGACCCGCAGAATACGATCCCTGTTTCCGTCATCGCGGGTGAGCGTGAAAATAGGATCGGTGACGGGGGTCGAGCTCCAGGGGCTTGAAGGAGAGGCCGATCGCGAAATGCTGGATAATATTCTCCGGGAAGTCTGGGAAGACGAGAGCTGGCGCTAG
- a CDS encoding DUF5347 domain-containing protein has translation MAIEAARARVPLSVGARLSGLNHIAELRARYGSDSGKELARFMADMRDKRDPFFEENSRALAALFFLARLPVARHECDISELTTEEKRALITAMNHFRAVVSLFPERLTMPL, from the coding sequence ATGGCGATAGAAGCTGCCCGTGCAAGGGTTCCACTAAGCGTGGGGGCGCGTCTTAGCGGGCTTAACCACATCGCTGAACTGCGCGCCCGCTACGGGAGCGATAGCGGGAAAGAGCTGGCGCGGTTTATGGCCGACATGCGCGATAAGCGCGATCCCTTTTTTGAGGAGAACAGCAGGGCGCTGGCCGCTCTCTTTTTCCTGGCGAGATTACCCGTCGCCCGTCATGAGTGCGATATCAGCGAGCTGACCACAGAGGAGAAAAGAGCGCTAATTACCGCGATGAATCATTTTCGTGCTGTTGTGAGTTTATTTCCTGAACGGCTGACCATGCCGTTGTAA
- the lysC gene encoding Rz1-like lysis system protein LysC (LysC is an Rz1-like component of a phage lytic system, substantially overlapping although not fully embedded in the gene for the Rz-like LysB component.) produces MLSAGCTPAPPAPPQPNVYNACPKVSRCPMPGSEPATNGDLSADIRRLEYALIACALQVETIKDCQDKLDAQTQEPASGIN; encoded by the coding sequence ATGCTGTCCGCAGGTTGCACACCCGCACCGCCTGCGCCTCCGCAGCCCAATGTTTACAACGCCTGCCCGAAGGTGAGCCGCTGCCCGATGCCGGGAAGCGAACCCGCCACTAACGGCGATCTCAGCGCCGATATTCGCAGGCTTGAGTACGCCCTTATCGCCTGCGCGCTGCAGGTTGAAACCATAAAAGACTGTCAGGATAAACTCGATGCACAAACTCAAGAGCCTGCGTCAGGCATTAATTGA
- a CDS encoding HP1 family phage holin yields MGLSLEKITTVIAYWLAVALAWFGAMSPEKVALYVGSLCAIFTALTNYWFKRKTWRYLQSLGLDKKSIRELNH; encoded by the coding sequence ATGGGATTGAGCCTGGAGAAAATCACCACGGTTATCGCCTACTGGCTGGCCGTGGCGCTGGCCTGGTTCGGGGCGATGTCTCCTGAAAAGGTTGCGCTGTACGTGGGGAGCCTTTGCGCCATTTTTACCGCGCTGACGAATTACTGGTTTAAGCGCAAAACCTGGCGCTACCTCCAGTCTCTGGGCCTCGATAAGAAGAGCATTCGTGAACTCAATCATTAA
- a CDS encoding replication endonuclease, which yields MATSFAYPWNAPRSAIASPYLTHAQQQRRDRFFATLQQARMALSQQPDCVRFEVWRAVDALEQHRGSPQANAFLIRFCNRILPRLRRVSERYACAGLHDAVSRAVFKGYFDTQLLQYLASRMVELVARYNRLPDMSRADIDLLAGDIASFIRGELANINDADMGEYQTLFIWYQRAGLIARQFNVSPPHWERVSKTFFNKDDVAAAVMRMFSEAWWRGRLRRIAAAWREHLQIALGNVSKKRMAYASKRCVTEWREQKRRTREFLKGMELEDEEGNRISLIEKFDSSVANPAIRRCELMTRIRGFENICEALGYVGEFYTLTAPAQYHATLKSGYPNAKWNGASPAETQGYLTRLWARIRAKLHRDGIRIFGIRVAEPHHDGTPHWHMLMFMLPGDVECVRRIIGDYARQEDAVELQSESARQARFHADAIDPQKGSATGYIAKYISKNIDGYALDDEADNESGGLLKETASAVSAWAGRWHIRQFQFIGGAPVTVYRELRRMADPEAASGLSVEFAAVHEAADAGDWAGYVTAQGGPFVRRDDLQVRTLYEPRAGFNQYGEETVRIRGVYDSAVGAGSPIITRLTQWKIVPKRAADLKDTPVSSRSSVNNCTQTDLSQPLSRRARRALTERIKFIRPGASSPIVFASDPQNGVPEKVIDEIRLATGIAISRGEALHLMAGGVSRFNNKWCRGAADGSLFPAAGSYQHKARKILERIGYLTDLFAQRAR from the coding sequence TTGGCTACGTCATTCGCTTATCCGTGGAATGCACCGCGGTCGGCCATTGCCAGCCCTTATCTTACCCATGCCCAGCAGCAGCGTCGCGATCGTTTCTTCGCGACGCTGCAGCAGGCAAGAATGGCCCTCTCACAGCAGCCTGACTGCGTGCGTTTTGAGGTCTGGCGCGCGGTTGACGCCCTCGAACAGCATCGTGGCAGCCCGCAGGCTAACGCCTTTTTGATCCGCTTCTGCAACAGGATATTGCCCCGCCTGCGGCGGGTCTCTGAACGCTATGCCTGCGCAGGTTTGCATGACGCAGTCTCCCGAGCCGTGTTTAAAGGCTATTTCGATACCCAGCTTCTGCAGTACCTTGCCTCGCGAATGGTTGAACTGGTTGCCCGCTATAACCGTCTGCCGGATATGTCCCGCGCGGATATCGACCTGCTGGCCGGCGATATTGCCAGCTTTATTCGCGGCGAGCTGGCGAATATTAACGATGCTGATATGGGCGAATACCAGACGCTCTTCATCTGGTATCAGCGCGCCGGACTGATCGCCCGGCAGTTCAACGTGTCGCCTCCGCACTGGGAGCGGGTGTCGAAGACATTTTTCAACAAAGATGATGTTGCCGCCGCGGTGATGCGGATGTTTTCCGAGGCGTGGTGGCGCGGGCGTTTACGTCGGATCGCGGCTGCCTGGCGCGAGCATTTGCAGATTGCCCTCGGCAACGTCAGTAAAAAGAGAATGGCGTATGCGAGCAAACGCTGCGTGACCGAGTGGCGCGAGCAGAAGCGCCGCACCCGTGAATTTCTCAAGGGCATGGAGCTGGAAGATGAAGAGGGCAACCGCATTAGCCTGATTGAAAAATTCGATAGCTCGGTGGCCAACCCGGCGATACGCCGCTGTGAACTGATGACCCGCATCCGCGGATTTGAAAATATCTGTGAGGCGCTGGGCTATGTGGGCGAGTTCTATACCTTAACCGCGCCCGCGCAGTATCACGCGACGCTGAAATCAGGTTACCCCAACGCGAAGTGGAACGGGGCCAGTCCGGCGGAGACGCAAGGCTACCTCACCCGGCTGTGGGCGCGCATCCGCGCAAAGCTCCACCGTGATGGGATCCGTATTTTCGGTATCCGCGTTGCGGAACCCCATCATGACGGTACGCCCCACTGGCACATGCTGATGTTTATGCTGCCGGGAGATGTCGAATGCGTTCGCCGGATTATCGGGGACTACGCGCGGCAGGAGGATGCCGTTGAGCTGCAGAGCGAAAGCGCCAGACAGGCGCGCTTTCACGCGGACGCGATCGATCCGCAGAAAGGCAGTGCTACCGGCTATATTGCCAAATACATCTCAAAGAATATCGACGGCTATGCGCTCGATGACGAGGCCGATAACGAAAGCGGCGGGCTGCTGAAGGAGACGGCGTCCGCCGTGTCGGCTTGGGCAGGGCGCTGGCACATTCGCCAGTTTCAGTTTATCGGCGGCGCGCCGGTAACGGTCTACCGCGAGCTGCGACGTATGGCGGATCCCGAGGCCGCGAGCGGTCTGAGCGTTGAGTTTGCTGCCGTCCATGAGGCTGCCGACGCCGGTGACTGGGCGGGATATGTTACTGCACAGGGCGGCCCGTTTGTGCGTCGCGATGATTTACAGGTGCGCACGCTGTATGAGCCGCGCGCCGGATTTAACCAGTACGGCGAGGAAACGGTCCGCATCCGCGGTGTATACGATTCTGCCGTTGGCGCGGGCAGCCCAATTATAACCCGACTCACGCAGTGGAAAATTGTGCCGAAGCGGGCCGCGGATCTTAAGGACACGCCTGTATCCTCTCGGAGTTCTGTCAATAACTGTACGCAGACCGACCTTTCTCAACCCCTCAGCAGGCGTGCGAGGCGGGCGTTGACCGAACGCATCAAATTCATCCGCCCTGGCGCGTCGTCGCCCATCGTCTTCGCGAGCGACCCGCAGAACGGGGTTCCGGAGAAGGTGATCGATGAGATACGGCTCGCCACCGGAATCGCCATCAGCCGCGGAGAGGCCCTGCACCTTATGGCTGGCGGCGTTAGCCGCTTTAACAACAAATGGTGCAGAGGCGCAGCTGACGGATCGCTCTTTCCGGCAGCGGGTTCTTATCAGCACAAGGCGCGGAAAATCCTTGAACGTATTGGGTATTTAACGGATCTCTTCGCTCAGAGAGCCCGCTAA
- a CDS encoding phage baseplate assembly protein V, translated as MNTLTSMNGIARAIRNLIRIGVVTDVDLNRGLCRVQTGGMKTTWLNWLTCRAGRSRVWWAPSEGEQVLLLAIGGELDTAFVLPGIFSDDHPAPSGSPDAFHVSFPDGAVIEYEPGRGALTVAGIKTADITASESLTATVPEVRVTSTSRITLDTPEVVCTNKLITTSLEVQKGGVMAGNIEHSGGKFTSNGVQVDNHAHGSVQSGGSWTKGTQ; from the coding sequence ATGAATACATTAACTTCCATGAACGGTATCGCTCGCGCGATCCGCAACCTGATTCGTATCGGTGTTGTGACCGACGTTGACCTCAACAGAGGGCTTTGTCGTGTCCAGACCGGCGGGATGAAAACCACTTGGCTGAACTGGCTAACCTGTCGTGCGGGGCGTTCGCGCGTGTGGTGGGCCCCTTCCGAGGGAGAGCAGGTGCTGCTGCTGGCCATCGGCGGTGAGCTTGATACCGCCTTTGTGTTGCCCGGCATTTTCTCGGACGACCATCCGGCACCGTCCGGGTCACCTGATGCTTTCCACGTCTCGTTTCCGGACGGCGCGGTGATCGAGTACGAACCCGGGCGCGGGGCGCTGACGGTTGCAGGCATTAAAACGGCCGACATTACCGCCTCTGAATCGCTGACCGCCACCGTGCCGGAGGTACGGGTGACGTCAACGTCCCGCATCACGCTGGATACGCCTGAAGTGGTGTGTACCAACAAGTTAATTACCACCTCGCTGGAAGTGCAGAAGGGCGGTGTGATGGCCGGAAATATTGAACATTCCGGCGGTAAATTCACCTCCAACGGGGTGCAGGTGGACAACCACGCGCACGGCAGTGTGCAAAGCGGCGGAAGCTGGACTAAGGGGACACAATGA
- a CDS encoding tail protein X, giving the protein MKIYAMQGDTLDAVCARYYGRTAGVVEAVLKANPGLAESGVILPHGTPVEMPEVNSAPTKESVNLWD; this is encoded by the coding sequence ATGAAGATCTATGCAATGCAGGGGGACACGCTTGATGCCGTTTGCGCCCGCTATTACGGGCGCACGGCTGGCGTCGTAGAAGCCGTTCTGAAGGCCAATCCTGGCCTCGCGGAGTCAGGCGTTATTTTGCCTCACGGCACGCCAGTAGAGATGCCGGAGGTGAATAGCGCCCCCACCAAAGAATCCGTAAACCTATGGGATTGA
- a CDS encoding lysozyme — MNSIIKRCSVAGVLALAVLMPDFRLLKTSPEGLALIADLEGCRLSPYRCSAGVWTSGIGHTANVVPTRDITEREAAVNLVADVLNVERRLAACAPVEMPPQVYDALVSFSFNVGTGAACRSTLVSFIKRKQWSQACGQLTRWIYVNGVKNTGLENRRVREKAWCMKGLP, encoded by the coding sequence GTGAACTCAATCATTAAGCGTTGCAGCGTCGCCGGCGTGCTGGCCCTGGCGGTGCTGATGCCTGACTTTCGATTACTGAAAACCTCCCCGGAGGGGCTGGCGCTGATTGCCGATCTCGAAGGATGTCGCCTCTCGCCCTACCGGTGCAGCGCTGGCGTATGGACGTCAGGCATTGGCCACACGGCAAACGTCGTGCCGACGCGGGATATTACCGAGCGTGAGGCCGCGGTAAATCTGGTCGCTGATGTGCTCAACGTTGAGCGTCGTCTGGCGGCGTGCGCGCCGGTGGAGATGCCGCCGCAGGTCTACGACGCGCTGGTGAGTTTTTCCTTTAACGTCGGCACAGGCGCCGCCTGCCGTTCGACTCTGGTCTCCTTTATCAAACGTAAACAGTGGTCACAGGCGTGCGGGCAGCTTACCCGCTGGATATACGTCAACGGCGTCAAAAATACCGGGCTGGAAAATCGTCGTGTCCGCGAGAAGGCCTGGTGCATGAAGGGGCTGCCATGA